Sequence from the Thermocaproicibacter melissae genome:
TCTTATTATAAACGCGCCTAAAGGCGATTGCAAATCGCTCCAAATCCGTGGACTCACCCGCCTGCGCTGTGGTATAATAGCCGAAAAGGGAAATACGCGGGAGGCTTGATGCCGCCGCGAACGTCTGGGGGGAAACACCGTGAAAGTCGTGGATCTTCGCAATGTATTTACAAGCTGCAACGACGAATTAATCGAGATCACCGACTCGCTCATCTATTACGCGGAAGAGAAAGTGGAAGAGGGGCATCCGAGCCTGTTTCTGCTGGAGTACAACCGGGTAATGAAGCGCGAACGGGTAATTGCCAACTATCTCCTTCCCGGGCCGGCGTGTGTGCAGCATTTTTTCAGCTTCCCAAACGACATTGTGGTCGTCAGCGAATCCGGCGGAAGCGAAGCTTGGGTGATCCGTGTGGACAAGCGCACCGGAGAGGAACACGACTTGGCGAATTTGCACTTCATCGGCGATTTCCAGCAGTGCTTGGCACTCGATGAATTCCATATTCTGTTTTTCACGGTCTCCAACAAACAACATGAACATCTGTTCCGTAAATACGAAAAGCTGACCGGTTTTTCGCGCGTCGTTTTTCTCTATGACCTAAAGGACGGAAAATATTACTATGCGCGCGACCCGCGCGTCTGCGGCAATCTCTCCGGCTTTCTTCCGTTCAGCCGCTGCGGCGTGCCGTGGCTGCTCGTTCTGAGCCCGCACGGGAGCGAAAGCGAAAAAGAAAAATGCTACCATAACATGCGCTGGCTCGGCGACAACATCAACGACAGTGTTTGGGAATGTCCGCTCCACGATTTCATCGTTTCCGTAAAGAACGGCGAGGAGCGTGCCCCGCTGGATCTTCTGCTCAGCGCAGGAACCGCCGGACTGGTGCGCTATGCGGGGCAAGATGATAACTATTTGTATTTTCGAGCACGTTATTTCCCCACAGGAGACCAGCGTATCTGTGCCTGCAGCAAGCGGACTGGGCGCAAAACCGTTGCGGCAAAGCTGACACTCGGGCCGGACGAAAAGCCTGCACAGTTCAGCATTGACCCGCTGGGCGGGCGCGCTTACCGCATTACGGATGAGGAAGATGCTTACCATGTAACCGGAGTACTCAACTCCTCTGTGGATGCCGACCTGCCGAAGGAGCTCGGCCGGTTCGTAACGTGCGTAGACGACCGCTTCCTCATTGCGCAGTACATACTCACGGACGGGAACGACTCGTTTGAGTTCCATTCGATTCTGGATACCGAAACCGGCACGCAGAAAAGCTACGAATGTCGCTGCACCGTGTGCGGAGACACCGTGGTTCTGCATTAAATCCTCTTTCCGCTGTGGAAAGTTGGTGAATTGAAATATCGAATATTTGCATTAAAAGCCGTGCTTTCGAGTAAAAAATCGCCGCCGGAAGGCTTCCTTCCGGCGGTTTCTTGTAATTTACCGCGCATCGCTTTAGTTCAAAACCTCTACGGTGCTGAGTAGATTGCGGCACAGGAAAATAATGATCAGCGAGGCTACAATGTTCCAGCCGATTATGGGCAACGAGGAAAAGAAAAGCAACGATGCTCCGGCAGTTTCTTCCAACGCCATATAGACGGCAACGCTCCCGGAGACACCTGGCGTCATGATCAGTAAGAGGAGCAACATGAACAGCCCCGCCACCAGTCCGCGGTTCGACATGCTGCCCATCGTCCGCTTGGCCAGAATATTTCCTGCCACGAATATCATGCCGAAACTGCTGTAAGCGAGGAATGCGGCGATTCCGGAAAGCGGATTTGCGTCCGCCACTAGGGTCGTGATGAAAAACAAAACCGCACCTTCCACAATCGGCTTGAGAATGTTCATCATGCTCGCCCAGAGCAGTTTGCGGAACGGGTCCTCCGGCACAAGGTAAATATACGGCCTCGCGAGCTCCTTGGCCCAATATCCCACGGCGTTCATCAGGAAAAGGACATAAACGTCAAACGCAAAAAAGCCCAGCATGAGGTCATCCGGCTGAACCGTTTCGTCCATGGCACTGAACACTAAGACGCCAATGATGTTAGCTGCCAGCATGACAAACGAAGAAGTCCCCAAAAACACCAGCTTGTTCTCTCTTCGTGCCTCGCAGAGATGCTTGTAGAAAAATGTATTGGCTCCCCAGCCTCTGTTGAGGCCCGTTTTGCCCACGTGCACTTTCTTATTCGCTCTTGCCATCGCCAAGCTGCTGCGATTTTCCTTCATCGCCTGGCGGGCACCAAACTGTGCTTCGGTGGACTGAAGCACGTCTTCATAATAATCGGCGTTCGTGCGGCGGAACAGAACAAGCACAAGTACAAACGATGCCACAAGAAGTATGGTGTAGCAGATTGTGGCGGTCATGTTTCCTTCAATGACGCCGAAAATCGCCCCCTGCGCCCAGCCGATGAGGGGAAAATACTCGAGGTACGGCGACGCGATTGCCTGCATCCCCGCATCCATCGTGGCACCGTTCTGCTGGAACACATACAGTGCCGTCAGAAGCATCAGCCCCAAGTAAACATAAATAACCGTGCGCACTTTGTTTTTCCGTTCATCGTTGCCGTTGCAGTAGCTGTAAAACAGCAGCGCAAGAATTTGAACAACAATGAGCAGAAATACGGAATATACCAACAGCGCCACTACCGAATTTGGGCTGATGTTAAACTGTTCATTGAGCAATGGGCTGTAAAACAGAATAAAGATAAACCCGAGCAGCGTGGCAGCTGTCTGCTTTACCAAGCCGTACGTCAAGATGGTCTTTGGATCAATCGGCGAAACAAAAAGGAAATTCACGTCGGACATTTGGAACATCGTGGTGCCGGATTTTAAGGCGTTCAGCAGAGTGGCGACGCCAAGGAACAGCAGCCACGCGAGGACGACACCATGCAGGATGCGGATATCGGCGTAATTCCCCGTATGTTCCTCTCCTTCTTGCATACTGCCGATGACGGAAGTAACAAAAAGCGCTATGATGAGAAGGTAAATGATTAGCCTGCCGGGGTGATGCAGCAGGTCGCGAAAAAAGTTCTTAATCTCCTTGCGCACAAGGTAA
This genomic interval carries:
- a CDS encoding putative ABC exporter domain-containing protein, with amino-acid sequence MKALIYLVRKEIKNFFRDLLHHPGRLIIYLLIIALFVTSVIGSMQEGEEHTGNYADIRILHGVVLAWLLFLGVATLLNALKSGTTMFQMSDVNFLFVSPIDPKTILTYGLVKQTAATLLGFIFILFYSPLLNEQFNISPNSVVALLVYSVFLLIVVQILALLFYSYCNGNDERKNKVRTVIYVYLGLMLLTALYVFQQNGATMDAGMQAIASPYLEYFPLIGWAQGAIFGVIEGNMTATICYTILLVASFVLVLVLFRRTNADYYEDVLQSTEAQFGARQAMKENRSSLAMARANKKVHVGKTGLNRGWGANTFFYKHLCEARRENKLVFLGTSSFVMLAANIIGVLVFSAMDETVQPDDLMLGFFAFDVYVLFLMNAVGYWAKELARPYIYLVPEDPFRKLLWASMMNILKPIVEGAVLFFITTLVADANPLSGIAAFLAYSSFGMIFVAGNILAKRTMGSMSNRGLVAGLFMLLLLLIMTPGVSGSVAVYMALEETAGASLLFFSSLPIIGWNIVASLIIIFLCRNLLSTVEVLN